The DNA window TGGGATGTGATTCCCATGCACTGCCACCGGAACGCCGAGGTTAACGGGCACGTCGTCCGTGGTGATGAAATGCGTGGACAGATCTGGCACAACTGAGGCGCAAGGCAACGATTCACCAGCTGTCGTAGCTGGCTCCCAGTTGATCCATGACTTGATGTTCGCCTGCGTCGGAGCAAGCCGCTGATCAGCCAGTGCCTGCTCGAACGGCTCGCACAGTCCAATACCCGAACCATTTTCAAGCATCCGCCGGACAAGTCTGGAATACGCGTCCGACCGTAGCAATAGGTCCACGTACACCCCCATCGACACCATCAATACCACCGTACTGGGTAGTTTGACAGCACCATCATCGGATATGCTCAGCTGATTGGGATCCAGCTGATATTGCACGCCCCCGTTATTGCCAAGCACCCGCAGTAACGCGCTGATATCGAACTGGTGCGGGACCCGATGGGTGACGCATCGCACATCACAATCCGGCCGGCGCGTCACATAGCCGGCTGGCGTGTCGCTTAGCCTTATCGCTGGCACCTTGGTTCCTCCGTTGCGCTATCTAAGCGCGGTGTGAATGTACTGCCGCGTACATTAAATCACTTTTTGTCATAAAAGTCCACTAAAATAAAGTAACGGTTCACAACAATATGAGTGTTCTCGTTCGAGGAGTTCGGAAAACGACGAGAACTATCTACAAATTAGTTCTCGCTACGCTCGAACAAGAAAGTCTGTTTGATAACTGTGCACTTTTATAAAATATAATCTGACAAGGGGTTGACAGAATTAAATCATATCTGTTATTATTAGTGCATCACGAGAGAGAAACGAACTGGCAACTACGTGTTGCCTGTAACGCCTCTCATTTTTTGTATTCTAATTTCGCTTTTTCGTTCTCGATAAAGGTTTTGTACGATTGAAATTTCTTTAGTAATGATGATTCCGATTTGCGGTTTGGGATAACTACCCTAAGCAATTTATTTTGATCAATTAGATATTCGTACAGACATCTAAAATCACCATCACTAGAGACAATGACCGCTTTGTCATAATTTGGATATTGCAGCACCGCCGAGTGCAACACTAATTCGGCATCTATATTGCCTTTGGTTTTGCCTAATCTATCGGTGGTGGTGGGCTTGAACACTAATTCGTAGCCAAACGATCTAAGTTGGCTGTATAGTTGCTCGTTGTCTTCAATGTATCCAATGAATAGAAATGCTTTTGAGACCCGGAATTTATTAGAAAGATAAACGCGGAATTTGCGGAAATCCAGATGCCAACCGGTGTAAATCTTTCTACCGCGCTGGTTAATGACGTCTTTGCCCGTGCCTAAGTTTAGATTTTGACTGTCAATGAAGGCGTAGACGATTTGATGATTTTTCATATTTTGATTGCTTTGATTATTTGACGTTTGAGTTCGGTAAGACCTAAGCCGGTGGCGCAAGAGATAAACATAGCGTTTGGCATCTCTTTGGCCAGTTTCTTTTGATCTTTTTCCGGAATTGCATCAATTTTGTTGATGGCCACAATGCGTGGCTTTTTAAGTAAAGTGGAGTTGAATTGCTTGGCCTCGTTTTCGAGAGTTTTTAGGTTTGCTTTAACGTCTGCGTCTGTACCATCTAGAATAAATAATAATAATTTTGTGCGGTTGATGTGACGCAGAAATTCAACTCCAAGACCCTTGCCGCTGGCCGCGCCTTCAATAATTCCGGGGATATCGGCGATAACCAGGTGATTTCCATCAATATCTGCCACCCCAAGATTTGGCTCTAGGGTGGTAAACGGATAGTTGGCAATTTTTGGCCGGGCGTTGGTGGTTACCGATAAAAAGGTAGATTTTCCAGCGTTTGGCAAGCCAACCAGACCAACATCGGCAATTAGTTGCAGCTCTAGGTCTAGATTAAATTGCTGGCCCAACATACCGGTTTTAGCCCAGTGCGGAGCTTGTTTTATACTGGTAGCAAAGTGCGCGTTACCCCAACCGCCACGGCCGCCTTTAGCGATGATTTCGGTTTGACCTTCGGTTAGGATTTCGTATTTTTTAGGAGCGTCATTCACGTGCAGGCGGGATTCTATGTCTTTTATATCTGGATTCCGGATCAAGTCCGGAATGACAGGTCGTGATGCTTCGTCAACAACTGAGATGATTGTGCCGAGGGGAACATGAATAATGCAGTCTTCGCCGTTTTTACCGTGCATCTTTTTACCCATTCCGCCTTGACCGTTCTGTGCCTCGTACATCTTTTTTGATCTAAAATCGCTTAGCGTGTGTAGATCTCGTTTGCCCACAATAACCACGTCTCCCCCATTACCCCCATCACCCCCATCCGGGCCTCCGTTGGGAATATATTTCTCACGCCGAAAAGAGACGGCTCCATCGCCGCCATTACCAGATTGAACGCTAATTTCACATTGATCGATAAACATTAGTAAATAAATCCTTTTAATGGAATTGAATTGATACTGACAGTGCGCGAGCTAATAATGCCAAAGCCTTTGTAGTTTTCCTCACTCACCGTTACTGTACTACCATTTACGCTTTCTACAATAGCCACGTGACCCCAACCACTTTCACCGGTAACCATAATTGCACCGGCTTTGGGGGTTCGGCCGGTGGCGTAACCATCGGCTCTGGCACCCGATAACCACTGCCCCGCGTTGCCCCAGCGGCCAACTGCGCGTCGTGACGCTACGTAGGAGGTACAATATCCACCCGGATAACCACGGTATGATTTATAATCACGTGTACCAACTCGGGTTACACTGGTGGTTTTCTTTTTGGTACTAGAGCTGGAATTACCGGATGCAACCTGTTTTTTGGCGTTGTTGATATCGTTTAGAATAGCAACCCAGTTGGTTGGCCCGCCATCGATGTCTTCAGCTGGGACCGTAATCACATCACCCGGAGATAATTTGGGTAAACCATTTTTCTTTAACTTGGCTTCATCTATGCCGTTTGCGGCAAACAACGAAGCGGTGTGAAGGTTGTTTTTGCCCGCAATGCCAGACCAGGTATCGCCTTGCTGCACGGTGTAGTTAATAGCAAAACCACCGTATTGGCTTTGGTTGTCCGCACTCATGGCCAAAATGGACGCTTGGGCAATGTAATCTTGCTCTTGAATTCCCGCCAATGAGTGTGCTACCTCCGTTGG is part of the Patescibacteria group bacterium genome and encodes:
- the obgE gene encoding GTPase ObgE, translated to MFIDQCEISVQSGNGGDGAVSFRREKYIPNGGPDGGDGGNGGDVVIVGKRDLHTLSDFRSKKMYEAQNGQGGMGKKMHGKNGEDCIIHVPLGTIISVVDEASRPVIPDLIRNPDIKDIESRLHVNDAPKKYEILTEGQTEIIAKGGRGGWGNAHFATSIKQAPHWAKTGMLGQQFNLDLELQLIADVGLVGLPNAGKSTFLSVTTNARPKIANYPFTTLEPNLGVADIDGNHLVIADIPGIIEGAASGKGLGVEFLRHINRTKLLLFILDGTDADVKANLKTLENEAKQFNSTLLKKPRIVAINKIDAIPEKDQKKLAKEMPNAMFISCATGLGLTELKRQIIKAIKI
- a CDS encoding NYN domain-containing protein, which translates into the protein MKNHQIVYAFIDSQNLNLGTGKDVINQRGRKIYTGWHLDFRKFRVYLSNKFRVSKAFLFIGYIEDNEQLYSQLRSFGYELVFKPTTTDRLGKTKGNIDAELVLHSAVLQYPNYDKAVIVSSDGDFRCLYEYLIDQNKLLRVVIPNRKSESSLLKKFQSYKTFIENEKAKLEYKK
- a CDS encoding CHAP domain-containing protein, whose translation is MKNATAWFKKIYIKLQIIADTKRRRIRSTVSSFRYQIKYHYGIASVRVPKFQINRSKINLDSLRVFNRKANISLMAAALIGSNFIHSSATSETNLYQFLPTSPDVTAAIITDVGQFTPTLNVDPTEVAHSLAGIQEQDYIAQASILAMSADNQSQYGGFAINYTVQQGDTWSGIAGKNNLHTASLFAANGIDEAKLKKNGLPKLSPGDVITVPAEDIDGGPTNWVAILNDINNAKKQVASGNSSSSTKKKTTSVTRVGTRDYKSYRGYPGGYCTSYVASRRAVGRWGNAGQWLSGARADGYATGRTPKAGAIMVTGESGWGHVAIVESVNGSTVTVSEENYKGFGIISSRTVSINSIPLKGFIY